A single genomic interval of Halorubrum aethiopicum harbors:
- a CDS encoding transcription factor: MAFEDLLNDPVIQKYLHELVGPTGMPVAAAPPDGEVTDEELAEELGLELNDVRRALFILYENDLATYRRVRDEDSGWLTYLWTFHYDNIPENLQEEMYRLLDALEDREEYERTHEFYLCEVCSLRFEFGEAMDFGFECPECGSPLDAMENDRLQEALSARLDELRDELNADVTG; this comes from the coding sequence ATGGCTTTTGAGGACCTGTTGAACGACCCCGTCATCCAGAAGTACCTCCACGAGCTCGTGGGGCCGACGGGGATGCCGGTCGCTGCCGCACCCCCGGACGGCGAGGTGACCGACGAGGAGTTGGCCGAGGAGCTCGGGCTGGAGCTCAACGACGTCCGCCGCGCGCTCTTCATCCTCTACGAGAACGACCTCGCCACCTACCGGCGGGTCCGCGACGAGGACTCCGGCTGGCTCACGTACCTCTGGACGTTCCACTACGACAACATCCCGGAGAACCTCCAGGAGGAGATGTACCGGCTGCTCGACGCCTTGGAGGACCGCGAGGAGTACGAGCGCACCCACGAGTTCTACCTCTGTGAGGTGTGTTCGCTCCGCTTCGAGTTCGGCGAGGCGATGGACTTCGGCTTCGAGTGTCCCGAGTGCGGCTCGCCGCTCGACGCGATGGAGAATGACCGCCTCCAGGAGGCGCTTTCGGCGCGTCTCGACGAGCTTCGAGACGAACTCAACGCGGACGTGACCGGCTGA
- a CDS encoding CDP-alcohol phosphatidyltransferase family protein yields the protein MTLDRFRSVADRLLGPWVRAADRLGLSPDQVSVLAFGAALLAAGAFAVADPAFYVLGSLLVLLNGWLDLVDGALAREQAVASDGGDLLDHVLDRYADIAVIAGFTAGIDAYALGFLAVTGVLMTSYLGTQIQAVGIGREYGGLLGRADRLALMGIVGVVVAVYPDPVVAGLNAVALLLLLFAAVGHLTALQRFLGAWRDL from the coding sequence GTGACGCTGGACCGGTTTCGGTCGGTCGCGGACCGCCTGCTCGGCCCGTGGGTGCGAGCCGCCGACCGGCTGGGGCTCTCGCCCGACCAGGTGAGCGTGCTCGCGTTCGGCGCGGCCCTCCTCGCGGCCGGCGCGTTCGCGGTCGCCGACCCCGCGTTCTACGTCCTCGGGTCGCTCCTCGTGTTGCTCAACGGCTGGCTCGACCTCGTCGACGGCGCGCTCGCCCGCGAGCAGGCGGTCGCCTCGGACGGCGGCGACCTGCTGGATCACGTCCTCGACCGCTACGCCGACATCGCCGTCATCGCGGGCTTCACCGCCGGGATCGACGCGTACGCGCTCGGGTTCCTCGCGGTGACCGGCGTGTTGATGACGTCGTACCTCGGCACCCAGATCCAGGCGGTCGGGATCGGCCGCGAGTACGGCGGCCTCCTCGGGCGCGCCGACCGGCTCGCGCTGATGGGGATCGTCGGCGTCGTCGTCGCCGTCTACCCCGACCCCGTCGTCGCCGGGCTCAACGCGGTCGCCCTGCTGCTCCTCCTCTTCGCCGCGGTCGGTCACCTCACCGCCCTCCAGCGGTTCCTCGGCGCGTGGCGGGACCTGTGA
- the map gene encoding type II methionyl aminopeptidase, with protein MSHGPLDDDAVESYREAGAVLVEAMNEARSMVEPGRTQLEVAEWVEDFIREEGAGLAFPVNLSVDPEASHATPSRDDETEFGEEMVCLDVGVHVDGYIADAAVTVDHTGNVELVEAAEMALEAAVDEAGPGVEVGVVGKAIEDVIRGYGYTPVLNLSGHGVERYDAHTGPSVPNRGVDRSVELEPGQAVAIEPFATDGRGKVGEGTKEEIFELEREKSVRDRRARQALEEIEEFDGLPFAARWLSDDRAGVALRRLKQANVIKGYPVLKEADDALVSQAEHTLLITEDGVEVTTAGIHDFDG; from the coding sequence ATGAGTCACGGACCCCTCGACGACGACGCGGTCGAGAGCTACCGGGAGGCCGGCGCGGTGCTGGTCGAGGCGATGAACGAGGCCAGATCGATGGTCGAGCCGGGGCGAACGCAGCTCGAGGTCGCCGAGTGGGTGGAGGACTTCATCCGCGAGGAGGGCGCGGGGCTGGCGTTCCCCGTCAACCTCAGCGTCGATCCCGAGGCCTCGCACGCGACCCCGTCCCGCGACGACGAGACGGAGTTCGGCGAGGAGATGGTGTGTCTCGACGTCGGCGTCCACGTCGACGGCTACATCGCCGACGCCGCGGTCACCGTCGACCACACCGGCAACGTCGAGCTCGTCGAGGCCGCGGAGATGGCGCTGGAGGCCGCGGTCGACGAGGCGGGCCCCGGCGTCGAGGTCGGCGTGGTCGGGAAGGCGATCGAGGACGTGATCCGCGGGTACGGCTACACGCCGGTTCTCAACCTCTCCGGGCACGGCGTCGAGCGGTACGACGCCCACACCGGCCCGAGCGTCCCGAACCGCGGCGTCGACCGCTCCGTCGAGTTGGAGCCGGGGCAGGCGGTCGCCATCGAGCCGTTCGCGACCGACGGCCGCGGCAAGGTCGGCGAGGGAACCAAAGAGGAGATCTTCGAGCTCGAACGCGAGAAGAGCGTCCGGGACCGCAGGGCGCGGCAGGCGCTCGAGGAGATAGAGGAGTTCGATGGGCTCCCCTTCGCCGCCCGCTGGCTCTCCGACGACCGCGCCGGGGTGGCGCTGCGCCGGCTCAAACAGGCGAACGTGATCAAGGGCTACCCCGTGTTGAAGGAGGCCGACGACGCGCTCGTGAGCCAGGCCGAACACACGCTCCTGATCACGGAGGACGGCGTCGAGGTGACCACCGCGGGCATCCACGACTTCGACGGGTAG
- a CDS encoding adenylate kinase family protein, with protein sequence MTGTDGDATDDRPDRVASAGVDDRPDRPASAGAGDRPDRVAVTGTPGTGKSTVTDLLADEYDVIHLNDRIKGNDDLWTERDDERDTLVADLDAVADHLGDWSGVLDSHLAHHFDVDRVVVLRCHPETVESRLRERGESAATAAENAESEALDVVLSEAVAAHGVENVYEVDTTDLEPEAVADAIRAAIEGAVEPSAGTVDFTDYL encoded by the coding sequence GTGACGGGAACGGACGGAGACGCGACGGACGACCGCCCGGATCGCGTCGCGAGCGCGGGGGTCGACGACCGCCCCGATCGACCCGCGAGTGCGGGGGCCGGCGACCGCCCCGACCGCGTCGCCGTCACCGGCACGCCGGGGACCGGGAAGTCCACCGTGACGGACCTCCTCGCCGACGAGTACGACGTGATCCACCTCAACGACCGGATCAAGGGGAACGACGACCTCTGGACCGAGCGCGACGACGAGCGCGACACCCTCGTCGCCGACCTCGACGCGGTGGCCGACCACCTCGGCGACTGGAGCGGCGTGCTCGACTCGCACTTGGCGCATCACTTCGACGTCGACCGGGTCGTCGTCCTGCGGTGTCATCCGGAGACCGTCGAGAGTCGGCTCCGCGAGCGCGGCGAGTCGGCCGCGACCGCGGCGGAGAACGCCGAGTCGGAGGCGCTCGACGTGGTCCTCTCGGAGGCCGTCGCGGCACACGGCGTGGAGAACGTCTACGAGGTGGACACGACGGATCTGGAGCCCGAGGCCGTCGCCGACGCGATCCGCGCGGCGATAGAGGGCGCGGTCGAGCCGAGCGCCGGAACCGTCGACTTCACCGACTACTTATGA
- a CDS encoding cupin domain-containing protein, producing the protein MTDAKKVAVEDLPDAPNPTRHKKEVDEALGTTAFGFNYYVADPGQRLPWGPHRHPDHEELFYVLEGALEVELDDGVLPVTAGEAVFVPPETTNLARAVGETPARVIAVGAPKDSDGAVIEEECPACGAESDRSYAVDGDDYVLSCAACGATVDRLTPGPE; encoded by the coding sequence ATGACCGACGCCAAAAAGGTCGCCGTCGAAGATCTTCCGGACGCGCCGAACCCCACCCGTCACAAGAAGGAGGTCGACGAGGCCCTCGGGACGACCGCGTTCGGGTTCAACTACTACGTCGCCGACCCCGGCCAGCGGCTCCCGTGGGGACCCCACCGACACCCGGACCACGAGGAGCTGTTCTACGTCCTCGAGGGAGCACTCGAGGTCGAACTGGACGACGGCGTCCTGCCCGTGACGGCCGGCGAGGCGGTCTTCGTTCCGCCGGAGACGACGAACCTGGCGCGCGCCGTCGGGGAGACGCCCGCTCGCGTGATCGCCGTCGGCGCGCCGAAGGACAGCGACGGCGCGGTCATCGAGGAGGAGTGTCCCGCCTGCGGCGCGGAGAGCGACCGGAGCTACGCGGTCGACGGCGACGACTACGTGCTCTCGTGTGCGGCCTGCGGGGCGACGGTCGACCGGCTCACGCCCGGCCCGGAGTAG
- a CDS encoding MFS transporter, giving the protein MNWRYAHTALGLCTLAFTATMVARLAISPLVPEITAAFEVTNATVGLALSGMWLAYALSQFPSGILGDRYGERTVILVAVGSTAVASLLIAASPSILAFMLFTVLLGAGAGLHYSVATTFLTRQFDDIGRAIGVHVAGGPIAGLAAPPAAALVGARYGWRAGVLLGVAVAVPVFALFAWRIRPTEPRRPDQPMRERFAVGPLAELLSRPSILYTTGLATLGAFTWQATASFLPTFLEVGGGLSGALSALLFSLYFLVHGGTQPVTGSLSDRIGRDETVILTMASGVAGYALLVVATRDGSGLAPIVFGVLLVGLAMSWGAPLQSRFMDLLSDAERGAGFGLVRTVYMVFGASGSVVVGAVSDLAGWAVAFGLLAAVMALGLVTLLANRLLGLGY; this is encoded by the coding sequence GTGAACTGGCGGTACGCACACACGGCGCTCGGGCTCTGTACCCTCGCGTTCACCGCGACGATGGTCGCTCGGCTGGCCATCAGCCCGCTCGTTCCCGAGATCACGGCCGCGTTCGAGGTCACGAACGCGACCGTCGGGCTCGCGCTCTCAGGGATGTGGCTCGCGTACGCGCTCTCGCAGTTCCCCTCCGGGATCCTCGGCGACCGCTACGGCGAGCGGACCGTGATCCTCGTCGCCGTCGGCTCGACCGCGGTCGCCTCGCTGCTCATCGCCGCCTCGCCGTCGATCCTCGCGTTCATGCTGTTCACGGTCCTCCTCGGCGCGGGCGCGGGGCTCCACTACTCGGTCGCGACCACCTTCCTCACCCGGCAGTTCGACGACATCGGGCGCGCGATCGGCGTCCACGTCGCCGGCGGCCCGATCGCCGGGCTCGCCGCCCCGCCCGCGGCCGCGCTCGTCGGGGCGCGTTACGGCTGGCGCGCGGGCGTCCTGCTCGGCGTCGCCGTCGCGGTTCCCGTGTTCGCGCTGTTCGCGTGGCGGATCCGACCGACCGAGCCGCGCCGACCCGACCAGCCCATGCGCGAGCGGTTCGCGGTCGGCCCGCTCGCCGAGCTGCTCTCGCGGCCGTCGATCCTCTACACGACCGGGCTGGCGACGCTCGGCGCGTTCACCTGGCAGGCCACGGCCTCCTTCCTGCCGACGTTCCTCGAGGTCGGCGGCGGGCTCTCGGGCGCGCTGTCGGCGCTTTTATTCTCGCTGTACTTCCTCGTTCACGGCGGGACCCAGCCCGTGACCGGATCGCTCTCCGACCGGATCGGTCGGGACGAGACCGTGATCCTCACGATGGCGTCCGGCGTGGCCGGGTACGCGCTCCTCGTCGTCGCGACCCGCGACGGGTCGGGGCTCGCACCGATCGTGTTCGGCGTCCTCCTCGTCGGGCTGGCGATGTCGTGGGGAGCCCCGCTCCAGTCGCGGTTCATGGACCTGCTCTCGGACGCCGAGCGCGGGGCGGGGTTCGGGCTCGTGCGCACCGTCTACATGGTGTTCGGCGCGTCCGGCAGCGTCGTCGTCGGGGCGGTCTCCGATCTCGCCGGGTGGGCGGTCGCGTTCGGCCTGCTCGCGGCGGTGATGGCGCTCGGGCTCGTCACGCTGCTGGCGAACCGGCTGCTCGGGTTGGGGTACTGA
- a CDS encoding competence/damage-inducible protein A produces MNAAIVTVGDELLVGDTENTNATWLCGRLDDRGVAVRRVTVVPDEVGEIARVVNEYHAEYDAVIVTGGLGPTHDDVTMEAVAAAFGREVVENEEAAAWLEERGYSAEDLAAETTHLPADCRPLPNDEGVAPGAVVESVYVLPGVPAEMEAMFERVESAFDGVPDHTVVVAVDEPESTLIDRFAGLRERFDVRVGSYPGESVRVKITAEDAAEAERAAAWLRDRAELVE; encoded by the coding sequence ATGAACGCCGCGATCGTCACCGTCGGGGACGAACTCCTCGTCGGGGACACCGAGAACACGAACGCGACGTGGCTCTGCGGCCGGCTCGACGACCGCGGCGTCGCGGTCCGGCGGGTGACCGTCGTCCCGGACGAGGTCGGCGAGATCGCCCGCGTCGTCAACGAGTACCACGCGGAGTACGACGCCGTGATCGTCACCGGCGGGCTCGGACCGACCCACGACGACGTGACGATGGAGGCGGTCGCCGCCGCGTTCGGCCGGGAGGTCGTCGAGAACGAGGAGGCGGCCGCGTGGCTCGAGGAGCGGGGATACAGCGCCGAAGACCTCGCCGCGGAGACGACGCACCTGCCCGCGGACTGTCGACCACTGCCCAACGACGAGGGGGTCGCGCCGGGCGCGGTCGTCGAGTCGGTCTACGTGCTGCCGGGCGTCCCGGCGGAGATGGAGGCGATGTTCGAGCGCGTCGAGTCGGCGTTCGACGGCGTTCCGGACCACACGGTCGTCGTCGCCGTCGACGAGCCCGAGAGCACGCTCATCGACCGGTTCGCGGGGCTCAGAGAGCGGTTCGACGTGCGCGTGGGGTCGTATCCGGGCGAGAGCGTCAGGGTGAAGATAACGGCGGAGGACGCGGCGGAGGCCGAGCGGGCCGCCGCGTGGCTGCGGGATCGGGCGGAGTTGGTGGAGTGA
- a CDS encoding histidine kinase N-terminal 7TM domain-containing protein codes for MLWQTTPYTVPLLAAGLASFVIAAYVFSHRFRGPKRLVWTFLGVTLGAGVWSAAYAAQLSATTLEATLFWNRFVWLGVGTLAVAWPTFVLAYTERAVWFRPERLAAICLVPAAAVVAVWTLGVDPLFYRSPSLEAVDGGYLVVRFVPTAALLAFVAYSYVVNLITFLALGYAAADRPGVYRRQAALLLAAGVIPMAVGVLSTWSSLGPAFVDLTPLAFAVTAGIVAWVLFRYRLLDLSPVARRAVFENLDDGVVVLDGDDRVVDANDRALELFDPLEFGRPIEAAFAGGESVVDAVRRAESGEDGRATVDTEEGPRFLTVTEHALSSADPGGPDAGSVLLFRDVTEHETLQRRYRALIEKSPNVIAVCGTDGLFRYVSPSIDRLLGREAATIEGRPVLDLVHPEDRRESQRRFEAALETGETQVFEHRIAHENGDWRTFETTVEPLFENAADEVVITAMDVTEGRRHEQRLQVLNRVLRHDLKNDANVIGGYADLLRDHVDAEGREHLDVIDRKVEALTHLSDQAREIDVALHDEFDRAEIDLASLVPRLCDSLEAAFPDASVTLSTPERAVVSADELLESAVRNVLENAVVHHDGAVANIDVCVRPDDDGYRVEIGDDGPGIPPVERTVFSEGRETPLEHASGLGLWLVHWIVTGSGGELAIETREPGGTLVSMWFPADDGEAGKTDGDA; via the coding sequence ATGCTCTGGCAGACGACGCCGTACACGGTGCCCCTGCTCGCCGCGGGGCTGGCGTCGTTCGTCATCGCGGCGTACGTCTTCTCCCATCGGTTCCGGGGGCCGAAGCGGCTCGTGTGGACCTTCCTCGGCGTCACCCTCGGGGCCGGTGTGTGGTCCGCGGCGTACGCGGCACAGCTGTCGGCGACCACGCTCGAGGCGACGCTGTTCTGGAACCGGTTCGTCTGGCTCGGCGTCGGCACGCTGGCGGTCGCGTGGCCGACCTTCGTGCTGGCGTACACCGAGCGCGCGGTCTGGTTCCGTCCCGAACGGCTGGCGGCGATCTGTCTGGTTCCGGCGGCCGCCGTCGTCGCTGTGTGGACGCTCGGCGTCGATCCCCTGTTCTATCGATCTCCCTCGCTCGAGGCCGTCGACGGCGGGTATCTCGTGGTTCGGTTCGTGCCGACGGCCGCCCTCCTGGCGTTCGTCGCGTACAGCTACGTCGTGAACCTGATCACGTTTCTCGCGCTCGGGTACGCCGCGGCCGACCGGCCCGGCGTCTACCGGCGGCAGGCGGCGCTGTTGCTCGCGGCCGGCGTGATCCCGATGGCCGTCGGCGTTCTCAGCACGTGGTCGTCGCTGGGGCCCGCGTTCGTGGACCTCACGCCGCTCGCCTTCGCCGTGACCGCGGGGATCGTCGCCTGGGTGCTGTTCCGGTACCGCCTGCTCGACCTCTCGCCCGTGGCCCGGCGGGCCGTGTTCGAGAACCTCGACGACGGCGTGGTCGTCCTCGACGGCGACGACCGGGTCGTCGACGCGAACGACCGGGCCCTCGAGCTGTTCGACCCCCTCGAGTTCGGCCGGCCGATCGAGGCGGCGTTCGCGGGCGGAGAGTCGGTCGTCGACGCCGTTCGACGCGCCGAGTCCGGCGAGGACGGGCGGGCGACCGTCGACACCGAGGAGGGCCCTCGCTTCCTCACCGTCACCGAACACGCGCTCTCCTCGGCCGATCCCGGCGGTCCCGACGCCGGGAGCGTCCTCCTGTTCCGCGACGTCACCGAACACGAGACGCTCCAGCGCCGGTACCGGGCGCTCATCGAGAAGTCGCCGAACGTCATCGCCGTCTGCGGAACCGACGGCCTGTTCCGGTACGTGAGCCCCTCGATCGACCGGCTTCTCGGCCGCGAGGCGGCGACGATCGAGGGGCGGCCGGTCCTCGATCTCGTCCACCCGGAGGACCGGCGCGAGAGCCAGCGGCGGTTCGAGGCCGCACTGGAGACGGGCGAGACGCAGGTCTTCGAACACCGGATCGCCCACGAGAACGGCGACTGGCGCACCTTCGAGACGACGGTCGAGCCGCTCTTCGAGAACGCCGCCGACGAGGTGGTGATAACCGCGATGGACGTGACCGAGGGGCGGCGACACGAACAGCGGCTCCAGGTCCTCAACCGCGTGCTCAGACACGACCTGAAGAACGACGCGAACGTGATCGGCGGGTACGCCGACCTCCTCCGCGACCACGTCGACGCGGAGGGGCGAGAACACCTCGACGTGATCGACCGGAAGGTGGAGGCGCTGACGCACCTCAGCGACCAGGCCCGCGAGATCGACGTGGCGCTCCACGACGAGTTCGACCGCGCGGAGATCGACCTGGCGTCGCTCGTCCCGCGGCTCTGTGACTCGCTCGAGGCCGCGTTCCCCGACGCGTCGGTGACGCTCTCGACGCCCGAGCGGGCGGTGGTGTCGGCCGACGAGCTGCTCGAGTCCGCGGTGCGGAACGTCCTGGAGAACGCGGTGGTCCACCACGACGGGGCCGTCGCGAACATCGACGTGTGCGTCCGGCCGGACGACGACGGGTACCGCGTCGAGATCGGCGACGACGGCCCGGGGATCCCGCCGGTCGAGCGGACGGTGTTCTCGGAGGGGCGCGAGACCCCCCTCGAGCACGCGAGCGGGCTCGGTCTCTGGCTCGTCCACTGGATCGTGACGGGCTCCGGCGGCGAACTGGCGATCGAGACCCGCGAGCCGGGCGGAACGCTCGTCTCGATGTGGTTCCCGGCGGACGACGGAGAGGCCGGGAAGACGGACGGCGATGCGTGA
- a CDS encoding DUF5803 family protein — translation MNRRFALAVAMVALLAASAGCLGYVTGGGEVTNETLDAEPPREYDFDADRDAAFELSTDARYTVVYDLSGRDELRLYRQTPYAGDQPLEFEAFRYRYPDGEVVTGSEFRARGGEVERTPDETWIRLADDMEGGKVAFSGAGSPRRFTSLAYVEGSYAVTLPPGFSTDFPLVGHVSPRSYEVETVGDRDRIVWEEVTGSIVVQAYRETDLVVFGGILAVAILVAVVGTLRFKRQLEELRERRREMGVGVYDDEDDDGFL, via the coding sequence GTGAACCGACGCTTCGCGCTCGCGGTAGCGATGGTCGCGCTGCTCGCCGCCAGCGCCGGCTGTCTCGGCTACGTCACCGGCGGCGGCGAGGTCACGAACGAGACCCTCGACGCGGAACCGCCGCGCGAGTACGACTTCGACGCCGACCGCGACGCCGCCTTCGAGCTCTCGACGGACGCGCGCTACACGGTCGTCTACGACCTCTCCGGCCGCGACGAGCTCCGCCTGTACCGGCAGACCCCGTACGCCGGCGACCAGCCGCTGGAGTTCGAGGCGTTCCGGTACCGCTACCCCGACGGCGAGGTGGTGACCGGCAGCGAGTTCCGCGCCCGCGGCGGCGAGGTCGAACGGACCCCGGACGAGACGTGGATCCGGCTCGCCGACGACATGGAGGGCGGAAAGGTCGCGTTCTCCGGCGCCGGGTCGCCGCGGCGGTTCACGTCGCTGGCGTACGTCGAGGGCTCCTACGCCGTGACGCTCCCGCCCGGGTTCAGCACGGACTTCCCGCTCGTCGGGCACGTCTCGCCGCGGAGCTACGAGGTGGAGACGGTCGGCGACCGCGACCGGATCGTCTGGGAGGAGGTGACGGGGTCGATCGTCGTCCAGGCGTACCGCGAGACGGACCTCGTCGTCTTCGGCGGGATCCTCGCCGTCGCGATCCTCGTCGCGGTCGTGGGGACGCTCCGGTTCAAACGCCAGCTCGAGGAGCTTCGCGAGCGCCGTCGCGAGATGGGCGTCGGCGTGTACGACGACGAGGACGACGACGGCTTCCTCTGA
- a CDS encoding ATP-NAD kinase family protein: MYVGVVMNPIAGMGGRVGLKGTDGKVEEARARGAEPRAPDRARRAMERLAAVAPETDVSTVADPMGERIVREAGFSPVRVVDPFDGDEERSEPEGETTAEHTRRAVREFLEEGVDLVLFVGGDGTATDVAAALEGSEVPMLGVPAGVKVYSSVFAVSPEDAAEVAATFSRTERREVMDIDEDAYREGEVHPELRGVAHVPVAEDLQSSKQTASGTVESLAEGVAEDVRAREGEGVTYVLGPGSTVGAIKAELGFSPSPIGVDVWRDGEVVALDATESEILAELGEENVVVVSPIGGQGFVFGRGNPQLSPAVIRECDVTIVASRAKLDDVRALRVDTDDPDLDDELAGWVRVRVGKFETRMMKIV, from the coding sequence ATGTACGTCGGCGTCGTGATGAACCCGATCGCCGGGATGGGCGGTCGCGTGGGGCTGAAAGGGACCGACGGGAAGGTGGAGGAGGCGCGCGCGAGGGGCGCGGAGCCGCGCGCGCCCGACCGGGCGAGGCGAGCGATGGAGCGGCTCGCCGCGGTCGCGCCGGAGACGGACGTCTCGACGGTCGCGGACCCGATGGGCGAGCGGATCGTCCGCGAGGCCGGCTTCTCGCCGGTGCGGGTCGTCGACCCGTTCGACGGCGACGAGGAGAGAAGCGAGCCCGAGGGGGAAACCACCGCCGAACACACCCGCCGCGCGGTGAGGGAGTTTCTGGAGGAGGGCGTCGACCTCGTGCTGTTCGTCGGCGGCGACGGCACCGCGACGGACGTGGCGGCGGCCCTGGAGGGGAGCGAGGTGCCGATGCTCGGCGTGCCCGCGGGCGTGAAGGTGTACTCGTCGGTGTTCGCCGTCTCGCCGGAGGACGCCGCGGAGGTCGCGGCGACGTTCTCGCGGACCGAGCGCCGCGAGGTGATGGACATCGACGAGGACGCCTACCGCGAGGGCGAGGTCCACCCCGAACTGCGCGGGGTCGCACACGTCCCGGTCGCCGAGGACCTCCAGTCGTCGAAACAGACCGCGAGCGGGACCGTCGAGTCGCTCGCGGAGGGAGTCGCCGAGGACGTCCGGGCGCGCGAGGGCGAGGGCGTCACCTACGTCCTCGGCCCCGGGTCGACGGTGGGCGCGATCAAGGCCGAACTCGGCTTCTCGCCCTCCCCGATCGGCGTCGACGTCTGGCGTGACGGCGAGGTGGTCGCGCTCGACGCGACCGAGTCGGAGATCCTCGCGGAACTCGGCGAGGAGAACGTGGTCGTCGTCTCGCCGATCGGCGGACAGGGGTTCGTCTTCGGCCGGGGGAACCCCCAGCTCTCCCCCGCCGTGATCCGCGAGTGCGACGTGACGATCGTCGCGTCGCGAGCGAAGCTCGACGACGTCCGGGCTCTCCGGGTGGACACGGACGATCCCGACCTCGACGACGAGCTCGCGGGGTGGGTTCGCGTCCGCGTGGGGAAGTTCGAGACGCGGATGATGAAGATCGTGTGA
- the hisC gene encoding histidinol-phosphate transaminase, with translation MQPRDLSDHSPYVPGRGVEEVARELGIDRSELITLSSNENPHGPSPAAVEAIREHANRVNAYPKSSHADLTDRIAEEWGVTPEQVWVSPGADGSIDYLSRAALEPDDRVLVPDPGFAYYAMSARYHHAGVETYPLSIDDGFTQTAENVLSAYGGERIVYLTSPHNPSGSVIPLEEIETIADATAEETLVVVDEAYGEFADVDSAIPLVSDRDDVAVLRTFSKAYGLAGLRIGYSVVPEAWGEAYARVNTPFAASELACRAALAALDDPDHVAESVETARWAREYIGEELDAGTFESAGNFVLARVGDGSAVAEAARERGVIIRDCTSFGLPDCVRISTGTREETREAVDRLNDVLADLELEAEA, from the coding sequence ATGCAACCACGGGATCTCTCGGATCACTCCCCGTACGTCCCCGGCCGGGGCGTCGAGGAGGTCGCCCGCGAGCTCGGGATCGACCGGTCGGAGCTGATCACGCTCTCCTCGAACGAGAACCCCCACGGCCCGAGCCCGGCGGCCGTCGAGGCGATCCGCGAGCACGCGAACCGCGTGAACGCCTACCCGAAGTCCTCGCACGCGGACCTCACCGACCGGATCGCCGAGGAGTGGGGCGTGACGCCCGAACAGGTGTGGGTGTCGCCCGGGGCCGACGGCTCGATCGACTACCTCTCGCGAGCCGCCCTGGAGCCGGACGACCGGGTGTTGGTGCCCGATCCCGGCTTCGCCTACTACGCGATGTCCGCCCGGTACCACCACGCGGGCGTCGAGACGTACCCGCTCTCGATCGACGACGGGTTCACGCAGACCGCCGAGAACGTCCTGAGCGCCTACGGCGGCGAGCGGATCGTCTACCTCACCTCGCCGCACAACCCGTCGGGATCCGTGATCCCCCTCGAGGAGATCGAGACGATCGCGGACGCGACCGCCGAGGAGACCCTCGTCGTCGTCGACGAGGCCTACGGCGAGTTCGCGGACGTCGACAGCGCGATCCCGCTCGTGAGCGACCGCGACGACGTCGCCGTCCTCCGGACGTTCTCGAAGGCGTACGGGCTCGCCGGCCTCCGGATCGGCTACAGCGTCGTGCCCGAGGCGTGGGGGGAGGCGTACGCCCGCGTCAACACCCCGTTCGCGGCGAGCGAGCTGGCGTGTCGGGCCGCGCTGGCCGCGCTCGACGACCCGGACCACGTCGCGGAGTCGGTCGAGACCGCGCGGTGGGCCCGCGAGTACATCGGCGAGGAGCTCGACGCCGGGACGTTCGAGTCGGCCGGGAACTTCGTGCTCGCGCGGGTCGGCGACGGGAGCGCGGTCGCCGAGGCCGCCAGGGAGCGCGGCGTCATCATCCGGGACTGTACCTCCTTCGGCCTCCCCGACTGTGTCCGGATCTCCACCGGGACCCGCGAGGAGACGCGGGAGGCGGTCGACCGCCTCAACGACGTACTGGCGGATCTCGAACTCGAGGCGGAAGCGTGA